In Nicotiana tabacum cultivar K326 chromosome 17, ASM71507v2, whole genome shotgun sequence, one DNA window encodes the following:
- the LOC107799433 gene encoding B2 protein encodes MENMHSYWQFGDELRGQSKVSEDHKWTTAAIKLAEQIKSKGERRNNLDFSKGSAEIRPRDYLGYQEYNKCESLNFNMLNLDSMMTENMTKSSVRNGVCNINSVYPKPNVNGLGNMSFIKFNSNHMNEQCNINNSENTNGNNAVEKRFKTLPAAETLPRNEVLGGYIFVCNNDTMQEDLKRQLFGLPPRYRDSVRAITPGLPLFLYNYTTHQLYGTFEAASFGGSNIDPTAWEDKKCKGESRFPAQVRIRVRKLGKPLEEDAFRPVLHHYDGPKFRLELSVPETLDLLDLCEKSGV; translated from the exons ATGGAGAATATGCACAGCTATTGGCAATTTGGGGATGAGCTTCGAGGCCAATCAAAAGTGTCGGAAGATCATAAATGGACAACGGCTGCTATAAAATTGGCGGAGCAGATAAAGTCCAAGGGTGAGCGGAGGAATAACCTTGACTTTTCGAAGGGATCAGCGGAAATTAGGCCCAGGGATTATCTTGGTTATCAGGAGTATAACAAGTGTGAAAGCCTTAACTTTAACATGTTAAATTTGGATAGCATGATGACTGAAAATATGACTAAGAGTTCCGTTAGGAATGGCGTTTGTAACATTAATTCAGTTTATCCGAAACCCAATGTCAACGGCTTGGGAAATATGTCTTTTATCAAGTTCAACAGCAACCACATGAATGAACAATGCAACATCAACAATAGTGAGAATACGAATGGGAATAATGCTGTTGAAAAAAGGTTTAAGACTTTGCCTGCTGCTGAGACACTGCCCAGGAATGAAGTTCTTGGAGGGTATATATTTGTCTGCAACAATGACACGATGCAGGAAGACTTGAAGCGCCAGCTGTTTG GTCTACCTCCAAGGTATAGAGATTCCGTGCGGGCAATAACACCAGGGTTACCCTTGTTCCTCTACAATTACACTACTCACCAGTTGTATGGCACCTTTGAG GCAGCAAGTTTTGGAGGTTCCAACATTGATCCAACTGCTTGGGAAGACAAAAAGTGTAAAGGAGAGTCAAGATTCCCTGCTCAG GTGAGGATCCGTGTTAGGAAACTAGGTAAGCCTTTGGAGGAAGATGCTTTTAGACCAGTTTTGCATCATTATGATGGACCCAAATTCCGTCTTGAGCTCTCTGTGCCCGAG ACTTTGGACTTGCTGGATCTCTGTGAAAAATCTGGTGTTTAA
- the LOC107799432 gene encoding transcription and mRNA export factor ENY2, whose protein sequence is MRHSVNRPPTPDTRDDQEKEPTLNEIINIKLIESGEKERLKELLRERLVESGWKDEMKALCREYVKKKGRNNVTVDDLVHVITPKGRASIPDSIKAELLQRIRTFLVSATL, encoded by the exons AT GAGGCATTCGGTAAATCGTCCACCAACACCTGATACACGGGATGATCAAGAAAAGGAGCCTACCCTTAATGAAATTATCAACATTAAG TTGATTGAGAGTGGGGAAAAAGAACGGTTGAAGGAGCTTTTGAGGGAAAGGCTTGTGGAGTCTGGGTGGAAGGATGAAATGAAAGCTCTTTGTAG GGAATATGTAAAGAAGAAAGGACGGAACAATGTAACTGTCGACGACCTTGTACATGTGATTACCCCAAAAGGTAGAG CTTCAATACCTGATTCCATCAAAGCTGAGCTGCTACAAAGAATTCGTACATTTCTTGTTTCAGCCACTCTTTGA
- the LOC107799431 gene encoding SWI/SNF complex component SNF12 homolog has protein sequence MSVNNNNNPNKNMGGSSSFGNSPPSNPIAHLQSQSQPQQQMPSGFPGSFQLSQLTAAHAQAIAQAQSKVQAQAHAQAQAQAAHAQFQAQLQAQGLSLNQAHALGNFGSASASAKRLPQKPPVRPPAFAAANTVSPMRTMELSSAARRKKQKLPEKHLHEKVAAILPESALYTQLLEFESRVDSALARKKVDIQEALKNPPTIQKTLRIYVFNTFANQIRTIPKKPNAEPPTWTLKIVGRILEEGMDPDQAAMFQKSSSMYPKFSTFFKRVTISLDQKLYPDNHIIIWDSARSPAPQDGFEVKRKGEQEFTVNLRLELNYMPEKYKLSPALTEVLGIEVETRPRIISSIWHYVKARKLQNPDDPSYFNCDPPLQKVFGEGKVKFTAVTQKITPHLSPPQPIHLEHRIKLSGNNPAGTACYDVLVDVPFPIQRELNALLANTEKTKEIEACDEAICGAIRKIHEHRRRRAFFLGFSQSPIEFINALLESQTKDLKVVAGEASRNAEKERRSQFYSQPWVEDAVIRYLNRKPASDAPGSG, from the exons ATGTCtgttaacaacaacaataaccctaACAAGAACATGGGAGGATCATCCTCCTTTGGCAATTCACCTCCTTCAAACCCAATTGCACACCTGCAATCCCAATCACAACCCCAACAACAGATGCCCTCCGGATTTCCCGGGTCATTTCAGTTATCTCAGCTCACTGCAGCTCATGCCCAAGCCATTGCTCAAGCACAGTCGAAAGTCCAAGCTCAAGCACACGCGCAAGCTCAAGCACAAGCTGCCCATGCTCAGTTTCAGGCCCAGTTACAAGCTCAGGGTCTGTCCCTTAACCAAGCCCATGCTCTTGGCAATTTTGGTTCTGCAAGTGCCTCCGCAAAACGCTTGCCTCAGAAACCTCCGGTGCGCCCACCTGCATTCGCCGCTGCTAACACGGTTTCCCCAATGAGAACTATGGAGCTTTCGTCTGCTGCGAGAAGGAAAAAGCAGAAGCTTCCCGAGAAGCACTTGCACGAGAAGGTGGCTGCGATTTTGCCCGAATCTGCACTTTATACTCAGCTCCTTGAGTTTGAATCTCGGGTTGATTCTGCCTTGGCAAGAAAGAAAGTTGACATCCAGGAGGCTTTGAAGAATCCGCCTACTATTCAGAAGACGCTTCGTATATATGTATTCAATACTTTTGCTAATCAGATTCGTACTATTCCTAAGAAGCCGAATGCTGAACCGCCTACGTGGACCCTTAAAATCGTAGGAAGGATTTTGGAGGAGGGAATGGATCCTGATCAGGCTGCCATGTTTCAGAAATCAAGCTCCATGTATCCAAAGTTTTCAACTTTTTTCAAAAGAGTCACCATTTCTTTGGACCAGAAACTGTATCCTGATAACCATATTATAATTTGGGATTCTGCGAGATCGCCTGCACCTCAGGACGGCTTCGAGGTCAAGAGAAAGGGAGAGCAAGAGTTCACTGTTAATTTAAGACTAGAATTGAATTACATGCCTGAGAAATATAAGCTTTCACCAGCTTTAACTGAAGTTCTTGGTATTGAGGTTGAGACTCGTCCGAGAATTATCTCTTCTATCTGGCATTATGTTAAGGCTCGAAAGTTGCAGAACCCTGACGATCCTTCTTACTTCAACTGTGATCCTCCGCTTCAGAAAGTTTTCGGGGAAGGAAAGGTTAAATTTACTGCAGTCACGCAAAAGATCACGCCCCATTTGTCTCCTCCACAACCCATACATTTGGAACACAGGATTAAACTTTCTGGTAATAATCCTGCTGGAACTGCATGCTACGATGTATTGGTCGATGTGCCATTTCCCATTCAGAGGGAACTGAATGCTCTGCTGGCCAATACAGAAAAGACCAAAGAGATTGAAGCTTGTGATGAAGCAATTTGTGGTGCCATAAGGAAGATCCATGAGCATCGGAGGAGAAGGGCTTTTTTTCTTGGTTTTAGTCAATCTCCTATTGAGTTTATTAATGCACTTCTAGAATCCCAGACCAAGGATCTGAAAGTTGTTGCCGGGGAGGCGAGTCGCAATGCTGAGAAAGAACGGCGGTCTCAGTTTTATAGCCAACCATG GGTTGAGGATGCTGTTATTCGCTACCTGAATCGCAAGCCAGCTTCTGATGCCCCTGGAAGCGGGTGA